DNA from Fusarium falciforme chromosome 7, complete sequence:
ATGGGCATCATCCAGGACGCGAACCTTGCCCCGAACCAGGTTCGTCAAACAAACGTCGAGATTTGGTTCAAGCAAGCACATCTGACTGGTTGTAGTATTCGTGGTTCACAACCATCATGTATCTCGTCGTTCTTGTGGTTGAGTATCCTGTAGGCCAtccatcaacctcgacaacaaCAGTGGATTTGATCGTGCTAATGTGATTTAGGAAAATTacctcctccaacgcctACCCATTGCAAAGTGGCTGTCGATTAACATCATTCTCTGGGGGACCACATTGGCTTTGCATGCTGCTGCTCCCAACTTTGTCGGACTCGTTGTCCTCCGTGCTTTCCTTGGTGGCTTTGAGGCAGTCTGTCAGCCTGCTTTTGTGCTTCTTTCCTCTACATGGTGAGTGCAGTTTTATCTTGCCAGAATTTCCCACTAATCTTGGATCTCATAGgtacaagaaggaggaacaGGCGAGCACTATTGTGTATTGGTAAGTCAGCCGTTTACCTCATGCTTCTCTGGATACTAATATCTCTGCTCTCTAGGTACATGATGAACGGTATCCAACAGATTCTAGGCGGGCTTCTTGCATTTGCCTTCTCCTTCGTTCCCTCGACCTCCCCGATCAAGTCATGGCAGGCCCTTTTTATGACATATGGAATAGCGACTGTGTTCTGGGGCGTCTTTGTTCTCTTTTGGATGCCCGACTCGCCCATGAAGGCGAAGTGCTGGTCAGAAGAagacaagaagctcatggTTGAGCGGGTGCGAGAAAACAGAACTGGAGTTCAGAATCGTGTGTTTCGCAAGGAACAGATCTTCCACGCTATCTCGGATCCTCAAGGTGAGTGCTCCCCCGAAGATTTTAACTCACGTACTAATATTTCGAAAGTTTATGCGTTCGCTTTGATTCAGATCTGCACAACTCTGCCTGCCGGTGGTATTGGGGCCTACGCCAACATCCTCGTCAAGTCTTTCGGCTTTTCTACCTGGGAGACTCAGCTTCTGCAAATGCCAATCGGCATCGTTATGCTCACTGTCATGCTGACCTCGGCATGGGCTGACCGGAAGTTCAGGCAGACCATTCTCATTATGATGCTTGGTCTTTTGCCCACCATTGCTGGCGTTGTGGTGCTCATCTCCCAGCCGTTCCACCACGACAAAAGAGTCGGGCTCCTGATTGCATACTACATCATTTACTCATTTTGGACCTGCTCTGGCCTAGCACTATCTCTTGTATCCCGAAATGTTGCGGGCCAGACCAAGAAGTCAGTTGTCATTGCCAGCAACTTCGTCTTTTGGGCTTTGGGTAATGCCATTGGCCCTCAGTGTTTTAGAGACAAGGATGCGCCACGTTATTTCCTTGCTCTGGCCATCATTCTCGGATGCTTTGTGTTCCTTGAGTTGGTCTTGATTACCCTTCGAACATACTATGTCTTTATGAACAAGAAACGAGACGCTATGGTCGCCAGCGGCGAGGTTGTTGACGATGTTGACTTTGCTCATGCTTTCGAGGATATCGCCGACAATGT
Protein-coding regions in this window:
- a CDS encoding MFS domain-containing protein, yielding MKPDHEVNTPIHAEDGEVGKNQAKLDLVDNEVAQYVAESRVRIDEDTNKRLKRMIDKRILVIMVVTYFTQSLDRGTMSFASIMGIIQDANLAPNQYSWFTTIMYLVVLVVEYPENYLLQRLPIAKWLSINIILWGTTLALHAAAPNFVGLVVLRAFLGGFEAVCQPAFVLLSSTWYKKEEQASTIVYWYMMNGIQQILGGLLAFAFSFVPSTSPIKSWQALFMTYGIATVFWGVFVLFWMPDSPMKAKCWSEEDKKLMVERVRENRTGVQNRVFRKEQIFHAISDPQVYAFALIQICTTLPAGGIGAYANILVKSFGFSTWETQLLQMPIGIVMLTVMLTSAWADRKFRQTILIMMLGLLPTIAGVVVLISQPFHHDKRVGLLIAYYIIYSFWTCSGLALSLVSRNVAGQTKKSVVIASNFVFWALGNAIGPQCFRDKDAPRYFLALAIILGCFVFLELVLITLRTYYVFMNKKRDAMVASGEVVDDVDFAHAFEDIADNIPLLEAQTSEKER